The following are encoded together in the Coffea eugenioides isolate CCC68of unplaced genomic scaffold, Ceug_1.0 ScVebR1_381;HRSCAF=1052, whole genome shotgun sequence genome:
- the LOC113758197 gene encoding uncharacterized protein LOC113758197: protein MNFQSVEEFWLFYMNQHSKPATRCWHFVGTLCCLIYSMLFNWWFVILVPLLGYDLAWYSHFFVEGNVPATFGHHFWSLLCDFKMFRLMLTGQMDREIKRLSKRLVLQAY from the coding sequence ATGAATTTCCAAAGCGTGGAGGAGTTTTGGCTATTTTACATGAATCAACACTCGAAACCAGCCACTAGGTGTTGGCATTTTGTGGGCACGCTTTGTTGCTTGATATATTCAATGCTTTTCAACTGGTGGTTTGTGATCCTTGTGCCCTTGTTGGGATATGACTTGGCATGGTATAGCCATTTTTTTGTGGAAGGAAATGTTCCTGCAACTTTTGGGCATCATTTTTGGTCCCTTTTGTGTGATTTCAAGATGTTTAGATTGATGCTTACTGGTCAAATGGATAGAGAAATTAAGAGGCTCAGTAAGAGGCTAGTTCTGCAAGCTTACTAA